The following proteins come from a genomic window of Varunaivibrio sulfuroxidans:
- the cbiB gene encoding adenosylcobinamide-phosphate synthase CbiB, whose product MFTFGLTGGVHGFDPLILLLTALIVEAYVGEAAVLFRFVPHPVIVIGRAIDFFERKLNRPQRSPADRAARGAIVVLIMVICAGAVGWAVSWLGLNHDFGWILETFLVLFLLAQRSLYDHVRRVALGLKQGGLEGGRLAVAHIVGRDITQLDEHGVVRAAIESCAENFNDGVVAPVFWFVLFGMPGLLIYKTVNTMDSMIGHRTERLRAFGMTAARLDDVLNLIPARLSGLFIVIAAVFAPKGRPLKALAVMWRDAGKHCSPNAGWPEAAMAGALGLALGGPRKYAEGQLNEPWIGDGRARAEVNDIHRALYVYFVACLINAMWVAALAVVRYGI is encoded by the coding sequence GGCCCTGATCGTCGAGGCGTACGTCGGCGAGGCGGCGGTGCTGTTTCGTTTCGTTCCCCATCCGGTGATCGTGATCGGGCGCGCCATCGATTTCTTCGAACGCAAGCTCAACCGTCCCCAGCGCAGTCCAGCCGACCGCGCCGCACGCGGGGCGATTGTCGTGCTGATTATGGTTATCTGCGCCGGCGCGGTCGGCTGGGCGGTGTCGTGGCTCGGCTTGAATCATGATTTCGGATGGATTTTAGAGACCTTCCTGGTCTTATTCCTGCTCGCCCAACGCAGCCTTTACGATCATGTCCGCCGGGTCGCGTTAGGGCTGAAGCAGGGCGGCCTCGAAGGCGGGCGCCTGGCGGTCGCGCACATCGTCGGGCGCGACATCACCCAATTGGATGAACACGGCGTGGTCCGCGCCGCCATCGAATCGTGCGCCGAAAATTTCAACGACGGCGTCGTCGCCCCGGTGTTCTGGTTTGTCCTGTTTGGAATGCCTGGGCTGCTGATCTACAAAACGGTCAACACCATGGACAGCATGATCGGCCATCGCACCGAACGGCTGCGCGCCTTCGGCATGACGGCTGCGCGTCTGGATGACGTCCTCAATTTGATTCCCGCGCGCCTATCGGGGCTGTTCATCGTGATCGCCGCCGTCTTCGCCCCCAAAGGCCGGCCGCTGAAGGCGCTTGCCGTCATGTGGCGCGACGCCGGAAAGCATTGCTCGCCCAACGCCGGATGGCCCGAGGCGGCGATGGCCGGGGCCTTGGGGCTGGCGCTGGGCGGCCCACGCAAATACGCCGAAGGTCAGCTTAATGAGCCGTGGATCGGCGATGGACGCGCCCGCGCCGAGGTAAACGATATCCACCGCGCGCTTTACGTTTATTTCGTCGCCTGCCTGATCAACGCCATGTGGGTGGCGGCCCTCGCCGTGGTGCGTTACGGCATTTAA
- a CDS encoding cobyric acid synthase has product MTVENKRSPARALMVQGTASDVGKSLLVAGLCRAYARRGLTVLPFKPQNMSNNAAVTADGGEIGRAQALQALAAGAAPTVDMNPVLLKPQSDTGAQVVVRGRVETVLGARQYHTYRAELLPVVLDSFARLSTRADLVLVEGAGSPAEVNLRDGDIANMGFALAANVAVVLVGDVERGGVIAALAGTRLLLDDAENALVKGCLVNKFRGEPTLFEEAQDLIERHTGWPFLGVVPFFDPARRLPKEDSASLDFSISPARADLASFAAGRGPLKIAVLRLPRVSNFDDLDPLSEEPDVTLSWVEAGAALPGDADVVIVPGSKATVSDLRFVKAQGWDEDIRAHVRRGGYVVGLCAGYQMLGKKVGDPEGREGAPGSESAIGLLDVDAVMTGDKTLARVEGCDAVSGAAFDGYEMHLGLSDGPARKNPWLRLRDGRPEGARAHGGRVLGGYVHGIFAADGFRHAFLAEVHRNRRPGVRGVGAAYRENVERALDQLADHLERHLDLDRLFALAKVP; this is encoded by the coding sequence ATGACGGTGGAAAATAAGCGTTCCCCCGCCCGCGCCTTGATGGTGCAAGGCACGGCGTCGGATGTTGGCAAATCGTTGTTGGTGGCGGGATTGTGCCGGGCCTATGCGCGCCGAGGACTGACGGTGCTGCCGTTTAAGCCGCAAAACATGTCCAACAATGCGGCCGTGACGGCGGACGGCGGCGAGATCGGGCGCGCCCAGGCGCTTCAGGCGTTGGCCGCGGGGGCCGCGCCGACGGTTGATATGAACCCGGTGTTGCTCAAACCGCAATCGGATACCGGCGCCCAGGTCGTGGTGCGCGGGCGGGTCGAAACGGTGCTTGGCGCACGGCAGTACCACACGTACCGCGCCGAGCTTTTGCCCGTCGTGCTCGATAGTTTCGCGCGCTTAAGTACGCGTGCCGATTTGGTTCTGGTTGAGGGCGCGGGCAGCCCCGCGGAGGTCAATCTGCGCGACGGCGATATTGCCAACATGGGCTTTGCCCTGGCGGCGAACGTCGCCGTGGTTTTGGTCGGCGACGTTGAGCGTGGCGGGGTCATCGCCGCCCTTGCGGGGACCCGGCTGTTGCTTGACGACGCGGAAAACGCCCTGGTGAAGGGGTGTCTCGTCAACAAGTTCCGCGGGGAACCAACGTTGTTCGAAGAGGCGCAAGATCTCATTGAACGCCACACCGGGTGGCCGTTTTTGGGGGTCGTGCCTTTTTTCGACCCGGCGCGCCGCCTGCCCAAGGAGGACAGCGCGTCACTGGACTTTTCCATATCGCCGGCGCGCGCGGATTTAGCATCTTTCGCCGCCGGGCGCGGACCCTTGAAAATCGCCGTTCTACGCCTGCCTCGGGTCTCCAATTTCGATGATTTGGATCCGCTTAGCGAGGAGCCGGACGTGACGTTATCGTGGGTCGAGGCGGGTGCGGCGCTGCCCGGTGACGCCGACGTCGTGATCGTTCCCGGCTCGAAGGCGACGGTGTCCGATTTGCGCTTCGTCAAGGCGCAAGGATGGGATGAAGACATCCGCGCCCACGTTCGCCGCGGCGGTTATGTCGTCGGGTTGTGCGCCGGTTATCAGATGTTGGGCAAGAAGGTAGGCGATCCCGAGGGCCGGGAGGGCGCGCCGGGAAGCGAATCGGCGATAGGCTTGCTTGACGTTGACGCCGTGATGACCGGAGACAAGACATTGGCTCGGGTCGAGGGCTGCGACGCCGTCAGCGGGGCCGCTTTCGACGGCTATGAAATGCATCTCGGACTCTCCGACGGGCCGGCGCGAAAAAATCCATGGTTGCGGTTGCGCGACGGACGGCCCGAAGGCGCGCGTGCGCATGGCGGGCGCGTTCTGGGCGGCTATGTTCACGGGATTTTCGCCGCCGATGGGTTTCGTCATGCCTTTTTGGCGGAAGTCCACCGCAATCGCCGTCCCGGCGTGCGTGGAGTGGGCGCGGCCTATCGGGAAAATGTCGAGCGGGCGCTCGACCAATTGGCCGATCATCTGGAGCGCCACCTCGATCTCGATCGCCTGTTCGCTCTCGCCAAGGTTCCTTGA